In Zunongwangia profunda SM-A87, the following proteins share a genomic window:
- a CDS encoding 3-hydroxyacyl-CoA dehydrogenase/enoyl-CoA hydratase family protein, whose amino-acid sequence MKRTINKVAVIGSGIMGSGIACHFANIGVEVLLLDIVPRELNEKEQKKGLTLEDKEVRNRIVNDSLQNSLKSKPSPIYHKDFANRITTGNLEDDIAKVSEADWIIEVVVERLDIKKQVFEKLEKHRKPGTLITSNTSGIPIKFMNEGRSEDFQKHFCGTHFFNPPRYLRLFEIIPGPNTSGEVLDFLNDYGKKFLGKKSVIAKDTPAFIGNRVGIFSIMSLFHMVKDMDMTIEEVDKLTGPVIGRQKSATFRTVDVVGLDTLVHVANGLYENVPEDEAHDLFALPDFIQTMMDNKWLGSKTGQGFYKKEKKEDGSSEIKSLDLDKMEFRDRKSAKFSVLEQTKTIDKLSDRYKVLIKDEGKAGKFYRKNFSALFAYASNRIPEITDELYKIDDAMQAGFGWEHGPFQVWDALGVEKGIEMMKAEGYEPAAWVSEMVDAGITSFYSVKEGNTYYYEIPKKEHVKVPGQDSYIILDNIRESKAVFQNSGVVVEDLGDGILNLEFRSKMNSIGGDVLDGINKAIDLAEKEYRGLVVSNDGKNFSVGANIGMIFMMAVEQEYDELNMAIKYFQDTMMRMRYSSIPTVSAPHNMALGGGCELSLHADKVVAHAETYIGLVEFGVGVIPGGGGSKEMTLRAADTYQKDDVELNRLRENFLTIGMAKVSTSAYEAYDTNILQKGKDIVVVNRDNQLTIAKKHALLMAENGYTKPIMRKDIKVLGKQALGAFYVGTDQMNAGKYISDHDKKIANKLAYVMAGGDLSEASYVSEQYLLDLEREAFLSLCGERKTLERLQHMLQKGKPLRN is encoded by the coding sequence GCGAGAACTCAATGAAAAAGAGCAAAAAAAAGGACTTACCTTAGAAGATAAAGAAGTGCGTAATCGCATCGTCAACGATTCCCTTCAAAATTCTTTAAAATCCAAGCCCTCTCCTATTTACCATAAAGATTTTGCCAATCGCATAACCACTGGAAATTTAGAAGATGATATCGCTAAAGTTTCTGAAGCCGACTGGATTATCGAAGTGGTAGTAGAACGATTAGACATTAAAAAACAGGTTTTTGAAAAACTTGAAAAGCATAGAAAACCGGGAACTTTAATCACTTCCAATACTTCCGGGATTCCCATTAAATTTATGAACGAAGGAAGAAGTGAAGATTTTCAGAAACATTTCTGCGGAACACACTTTTTCAATCCGCCACGATACTTACGCTTATTCGAAATTATTCCAGGACCCAATACTTCAGGAGAGGTATTAGATTTCCTCAATGACTACGGAAAAAAATTCCTTGGAAAAAAATCGGTGATCGCCAAAGACACACCGGCCTTTATCGGAAACCGCGTTGGTATTTTCAGCATTATGAGTTTGTTCCATATGGTAAAAGATATGGATATGACCATTGAAGAGGTCGACAAGTTAACCGGACCGGTGATTGGTCGCCAGAAATCGGCTACCTTCCGTACTGTAGATGTTGTTGGTTTAGATACTTTGGTGCACGTTGCCAACGGTTTGTACGAAAACGTTCCAGAGGATGAAGCCCACGATCTTTTTGCACTACCAGACTTCATCCAAACAATGATGGATAACAAATGGTTGGGAAGCAAAACCGGACAAGGTTTTTATAAAAAAGAAAAGAAAGAAGATGGTTCCAGCGAAATCAAATCGCTTGATCTTGATAAAATGGAATTCCGTGATCGAAAAAGCGCGAAATTCAGTGTACTAGAGCAAACCAAAACCATCGATAAACTTAGCGATCGCTATAAAGTTTTAATTAAAGATGAAGGAAAAGCAGGGAAGTTTTACCGTAAAAACTTTTCAGCATTATTTGCTTATGCTTCCAACAGAATTCCAGAAATTACTGATGAACTCTACAAAATTGATGATGCGATGCAGGCCGGTTTTGGATGGGAACACGGTCCATTTCAGGTTTGGGATGCACTTGGTGTAGAAAAAGGAATTGAAATGATGAAAGCTGAAGGTTACGAGCCTGCAGCTTGGGTTTCAGAAATGGTGGATGCCGGTATTACTTCCTTTTATTCCGTAAAAGAAGGAAACACCTATTATTATGAAATCCCGAAAAAGGAACACGTAAAAGTTCCCGGACAAGACTCCTATATCATCTTAGATAATATTCGCGAATCTAAAGCCGTATTCCAAAATAGTGGCGTTGTCGTTGAAGATTTAGGTGATGGCATTCTAAATTTAGAATTCCGCAGTAAAATGAATTCTATTGGAGGTGATGTACTTGATGGAATCAACAAAGCAATCGATCTGGCTGAAAAAGAATACCGCGGACTGGTAGTGTCTAACGACGGAAAAAACTTCTCGGTAGGTGCTAATATCGGAATGATCTTTATGATGGCAGTAGAGCAGGAATATGATGAGCTGAATATGGCCATTAAATACTTCCAAGATACGATGATGCGTATGCGCTACTCCTCTATCCCTACCGTATCTGCTCCGCATAATATGGCGTTGGGTGGCGGTTGCGAACTTTCATTACACGCCGATAAAGTGGTGGCTCACGCCGAAACTTATATTGGTTTAGTGGAATTTGGTGTTGGGGTAATTCCCGGCGGTGGAGGTTCTAAAGAAATGACCTTAAGAGCTGCTGATACCTACCAGAAAGATGATGTAGAGTTGAACCGATTACGCGAAAATTTCCTTACTATCGGAATGGCAAAAGTATCCACCTCAGCTTACGAAGCTTACGATACCAATATTCTGCAAAAAGGAAAAGATATTGTGGTGGTGAACCGCGACAACCAATTAACCATTGCGAAAAAACACGCGCTATTAATGGCAGAGAATGGCTACACCAAACCAATTATGCGCAAAGACATTAAAGTTTTAGGAAAACAAGCTTTAGGAGCTTTTTATGTAGGAACCGATCAGATGAATGCCGGAAAATACATTAGCGACCACGATAAGAAAATCGCTAACAAACTGGCTTATGTAATGGCTGGTGGAGACCTATCGGAAGCTTCTTACGTAAGCGAACAATATTTATTAGACCTAGAACGTGAAGCTTTCTTAAGCCTTTGCGGAGAACGAAAAACTTTAGAACGCCTTCAGCATATGTTACAGAAGGGAAAACCGTTGAGAAACTAA